A section of the Primulina eburnea isolate SZY01 chromosome 1, ASM2296580v1, whole genome shotgun sequence genome encodes:
- the LOC140833707 gene encoding uncharacterized protein — MAPAPHKRKSLPLLLMLLLVFLSMLFIFSLSPSSPKPQIQPLLRQNPSPNLNPNQNFTFIIKVLTFDRLASLSRCLTSLSKAHYDINDKVHLHIFVDHFRQDTSNGSLDLDQKLNLSRKILDFVDGFDWSFGEKLVHYRTANAGLQAQWIESWWPTSDHEFAFVVEDDLEVSPLYYRFLKAVVMNYYYNASNFSPSIYGASLQRPRFVPGKHGNKMQLDDGTCIFLYQLVGTWGQLLFPRPWKEFRLWYDTHKSKNMKPFLEGMVTTGWYKKLGEKIWTPWFIKFIQSHGYFNIYTNFLHERALSISHRDTGVNYRKTAGPDSFLVDENSSDFSMSKLFPLNDLKWYDFCFRKVLTNRIVDNSRNLGPILQSVQKNNSVILVNLYRVHEAVIRNMLCHFEKLNVRNYVFVGPMSHVLLDLARRGHPVIDASHYSEVINLAKSITFQDSTAELIKEILVSAYVTRKSLDLGYNTWVLEGNTLPRTGDSFYDSFGRGKDVFIGKTTGLLYVRSSSLTLKIWADDFVYKIVSLLDASLKDSVTHGSIMLDVVEKLLEHQRIKFDDVDAMHLGLSLGIVRANSTTSFRKENKFLYWSSETKLDIIQRQLEHLDLWVVDGDFSCVGVFCHPS, encoded by the exons ATGGCGCCTGCTCCCCACAAGCGCAAATCGCTCCCGCTACTGCTCATGCTCCTCCTCGTTTTCCTCTCGATGTTATTCATCTTCTCTCTGTCTCCCTCAAGTCCCAAGCCCCAAATCCAGCCCCTGCTGCGTCAAAACCCAAGCCCAAACCTGAACCCGAACCAAAACTTCACCTTCATCATCAAAGTCCTCACCTTCGACCGTCTGGCATCCCTCTCCCGCTGCCTCACCTCTCTCTCCAAAGCCCACTACGATATCAACGATAAAGTTCATCTACACATATTCGTCGATCATTTTCGGCAAGATACCTCTAATGGGTCTTTGGATTTAGACCAAAAATTGAATCTATCCAGGAAGATTCTCGATTTTGTTGATGGGTTTGATTGGAGTTTTGGAGAGAAGTTGGTGCATTATCGAACTGCAAATGCTGGGCTTCAGGCGCAATGGATTGAGTCCTGGTGGCCCACCTCGGATCACGAGTTTGCCTTTGTTGTTGAAGATGATCTGGAGGTTTCGCCACTCTATTATAG GTTTCTTAAGGCCGTGGTTATGAATTATTACTACAATGCCTCCAATTTCAGTCCTTCGATTTACGGGGCATCTCTGCAGCGGCCTAGGTTTGTGCCAG GTAAACATGGAAACAAAATGCAATTGGATGATGGAACTTGTATTTTCTTGTATCAGTTGGTTGGCACTTGGGGCCAGCTTCTGTTCCCAAGACCTTGGAAAGAATTCCGCCTGTGGTATGACACACATAAATCAAAAAACATGAAACCGTTCTTGGAGGGAATG GTGACAACCGGCTGGTACAAGAAGTTAGGAGAGAAAATTTGGACTCCCTGGTTCATTAAATTTATCCAGTCTCACGGGTACTTCAATATTTATACAAATTTTCTTCATGAGAGAGCACTGAGCATCTCTCATAGGGATACAGGTGTCAATTATCGGAAAACAGCGGGGCCAGATTCTTTCTTGGTGGATGAAAATTCTAGTGATTTTAGCATGTCGAAGCTATTTCCTCTGAATGATCTAAAGTGGTATGATTTCTGCTTTAGAAAGGTGCTTACTAATAGAATTGTGGATAATTCGCGTAATCTTGGGCCTATCCTTCAATCTGTTCAAAAAAATAACTCTGTTATACTAGTAAATCTATATAGAGTACACGAGGCAGTTATCAGGAATATGCTCTGCCACTTTGAGAAGCTGAATGTTCGAAATTATGTATTCGTTGGCCCAATGTCTCATGTCTTGCTAGATCTTGCAAGAAGGGGTCATCCAGTGATTGATGCAAGCCACTATTCTGAGGTTATCAACCTTGCCAAGTCTATCACATTTCAGGATTCAACTGCCGAACTTATCAAAGAGATTTTAGTGAGTGCTTATGTGACTAGAAAGAGTTTGGATCTTGGTTATAATACCTGGGTGCTCGAAGGAAATACGCTTCCTCGTACCGGTGACTCATTTTACGATTCTTTTGGCCGCGGAAAGGATGTTTTTATTGGTAAGACTACTGGACTTCTTTATGTCCGGAGCTCATCCTTGACTTTGAAGATTTGGGCTGACGATTTTGTGTATAAGATTGTTTCGCTGCTTGATGCGTCATTAAAGGACTCGGTGACTCATGGCAGCATTATGTTAGATGTGGTCGAGAAATTACTGGAGCATCAGAGAATCAAGTTTGATGACGTTGATGCGATGCACCTTGGCTTGAGTTTAGGAATTGTTCGTGCCAACTCAACCACATCATTTaggaaagaaaataaatttttatactGGTCTTCTGAAACAAAGTTGGATATAATACAAAGGCAACTTGAACATTTAGATCTGTGGGTCGTCGATGGTGATTTTTCTTGCGTTGGCGTTTTTTGTCACCCATCATAG
- the LOC140833723 gene encoding probable serine/threonine-protein kinase PBL3 isoform X1: protein MGICFGSAPQIDDSDAGHGFGSRIAVAHGHAKQGPKDTISGKLNYDSAVSVNDRPISSNLKSFTLDDLRNATRNFSSDSLIGEGGFGHVFKGWIHEYTLAPSKPGIGMVVAVKKLKAQSFQGHKEWLTELNFLGELHHENLVKLIGYCSESKNRLLVYEFMPKGSLENHLFKRGVQPMAWAVRMQIAVDIALGLTFLHSLDTNVIYRDLKPSNILIDSEFHAKLSDFGLARKGPTGDGSHVSTRVVGTLGYAAPEYLAIGHLSPRSDVYSFGVVLLELLSGKRAQGDVTIGGALVDWAKPFIGDSRQFSRVMDTRLRGEYYKKSAQAASSLALRCLNNDPQDRPSMAEVLFELQRVKAIQRSPLGTMDHRVKES from the exons ATGGGGATTTGCTTCGGAAGCGCTCCTCAGATCGATGATTCAGATGCTGGGCACGGTTTTG GATCAAGGATAGCCGTAGCTCATGGCCATGCAAAACAGGGTCCAAAGGATACAATTTCGGGCAAGCTCAACTATGATTCTGCGGTATCAGTAAATGATCGACCCATATCCAGCAACCTGAAATCATTTACCCTCGATGATTTAAGAAATGCAACGAGAAACTTCTCCTCCGACTCTCTCATTGGAGAGGGAGGTTTTGGCCATGTGTTCAAAGGATGGATCCATGAGTACACTCTGGCTCCGAGCAAACCAGGAATCGGGATGGTTGTGGCTGTCAAAAAACTCAAGGCACAAAGTTTTCAAGGGCACAAGGAATGGCTT ACTGAGCTCAACTTTTTAGGGGAGCTTCACCATGAAAATCTGGTGAAGCTGATCGGGTACTGCTCGGAATCCAAGAACAGGCTTTTAGTTTATGAATTCATGCCGAAAGGAAGCTTGGAGAACCATTTGTTTAAAA GAGGGGTACAGCCAATGGCTTGGGCTGTGCGAATGCAAATTGCAGTTGACATTGCATTAGGATTGACCTTCTTGCATAGTTTAGACACCAATGTAATATACCGGGACTTGAAGCCCTCTAACATACTAATTGATTCG GAATTTCATGCAAAGCTTTCAGATTTTGGCCTTGCACGAAAGGGTCCCACTGGCGATGGAAGTCATGTTTCAACCAGAGTTGTCGGTACATTAGGCTATGCTGCACCAGAATATTTGGCTATAG GCCATTTGTCTCCCAGGAGTGATGTTTACAGTTTTGGGGTTGTTTTGCTAGAGCTGCTATCAGGTAAACGAGCACAGGGCGATGTGACCATTGGAGGTGCCTTGGTAGATTGGGCTAAGCCATTTATAGGTGATTCGAGGCAATTTTCAAGAGTCATGGATACGAGGTTAAGGGGTGAGTATTACAAAAAGAGTGCACAGGCTGCATCTTCCCTTGCATTACGGTGCCTAAATAATGACCCTCAGGATAGGCCTTCGATGGCTGAGGTTCTATTCGAGCTCCAACGAGTTAAAGCTATACAAAGATCACCATTAGGCACGATGGATCATCGAGTTAAGGAGAGTTGA
- the LOC140833723 gene encoding probable serine/threonine-protein kinase PBL3 isoform X2 has product MIQMLGTVLGPKDTISGKLNYDSAVSVNDRPISSNLKSFTLDDLRNATRNFSSDSLIGEGGFGHVFKGWIHEYTLAPSKPGIGMVVAVKKLKAQSFQGHKEWLTELNFLGELHHENLVKLIGYCSESKNRLLVYEFMPKGSLENHLFKRGVQPMAWAVRMQIAVDIALGLTFLHSLDTNVIYRDLKPSNILIDSEFHAKLSDFGLARKGPTGDGSHVSTRVVGTLGYAAPEYLAIGHLSPRSDVYSFGVVLLELLSGKRAQGDVTIGGALVDWAKPFIGDSRQFSRVMDTRLRGEYYKKSAQAASSLALRCLNNDPQDRPSMAEVLFELQRVKAIQRSPLGTMDHRVKES; this is encoded by the exons ATGATTCAGATGCTGGGCACGGTTTTG GGTCCAAAGGATACAATTTCGGGCAAGCTCAACTATGATTCTGCGGTATCAGTAAATGATCGACCCATATCCAGCAACCTGAAATCATTTACCCTCGATGATTTAAGAAATGCAACGAGAAACTTCTCCTCCGACTCTCTCATTGGAGAGGGAGGTTTTGGCCATGTGTTCAAAGGATGGATCCATGAGTACACTCTGGCTCCGAGCAAACCAGGAATCGGGATGGTTGTGGCTGTCAAAAAACTCAAGGCACAAAGTTTTCAAGGGCACAAGGAATGGCTT ACTGAGCTCAACTTTTTAGGGGAGCTTCACCATGAAAATCTGGTGAAGCTGATCGGGTACTGCTCGGAATCCAAGAACAGGCTTTTAGTTTATGAATTCATGCCGAAAGGAAGCTTGGAGAACCATTTGTTTAAAA GAGGGGTACAGCCAATGGCTTGGGCTGTGCGAATGCAAATTGCAGTTGACATTGCATTAGGATTGACCTTCTTGCATAGTTTAGACACCAATGTAATATACCGGGACTTGAAGCCCTCTAACATACTAATTGATTCG GAATTTCATGCAAAGCTTTCAGATTTTGGCCTTGCACGAAAGGGTCCCACTGGCGATGGAAGTCATGTTTCAACCAGAGTTGTCGGTACATTAGGCTATGCTGCACCAGAATATTTGGCTATAG GCCATTTGTCTCCCAGGAGTGATGTTTACAGTTTTGGGGTTGTTTTGCTAGAGCTGCTATCAGGTAAACGAGCACAGGGCGATGTGACCATTGGAGGTGCCTTGGTAGATTGGGCTAAGCCATTTATAGGTGATTCGAGGCAATTTTCAAGAGTCATGGATACGAGGTTAAGGGGTGAGTATTACAAAAAGAGTGCACAGGCTGCATCTTCCCTTGCATTACGGTGCCTAAATAATGACCCTCAGGATAGGCCTTCGATGGCTGAGGTTCTATTCGAGCTCCAACGAGTTAAAGCTATACAAAGATCACCATTAGGCACGATGGATCATCGAGTTAAGGAGAGTTGA
- the LOC140833716 gene encoding CBL-interacting serine/threonine-protein kinase 3-like isoform X2, with translation MKQSNVGRRIGKYEIGKTIGQGSFAKVKLAKNCETGQSVALKIINKDLVLKHKMTEQIKREIATMKLIKHPNVIHLYEVMASKTKIFIIMEFVTGGELFDKIATHGKMQEDEARKYFQQLINAVDYCHSRGVFHRDLKPENLLLDTAGNLKVSDFGLSALSQQIRDDGLLHTTCGTPNYVAPEVLNDRGYDGATADLWSCGVILFVLLAGYLPFNDSNLSKLYSKISSANFTCPSRFSSGATKLITRILEPNPEKRITISEILEDKWFKKDYKASVFDETENMNLDDDEVFSKNSEEYLEKEKNEEQPAAMNAFELISMSKGLNLKNLFDIEQKFMRETSFTSKRPANEIIKKIEQAVKPLGFDVHKKNYKMSLQNIKSGRKGNLNVATEVFQVAPSFHMVEVKKAKGDTLEFHKFYKNLSTSLEDVVWKTDEDIQETG, from the exons ATGAAGCAATCCAACGTTGGGCGCAGAATTGGTAAGTATGAGATTGGAAAGACAATCGGCCAGGGTTCTTTTGCAAAAGTGAAACTCGCTAAGAACTGCGAGACTGGACAATCCGTGGCTCTAAAGATTATTAATAAGGATTTGGTCCTCAAACACAAAATGACTGAACAG ATTAAACGGGAGATAGCAACGATGAAGTTGATAAAACATCCCAACGTTATTCATTTATATGAG GTTATGGCGAGCAAGACCAAGATATTCATTATCATGGAATTTGTCACAGGAGGGGAGCTCTTTGATAAAATT GCAACTCATGGCAAGATGCAAGAAGATGAAGCTAGAAAATATTTTCAGCAGCTCATTAATGCTGTTGATTATTGCCATAGTAGAGGAGTCTTTCACCGAGACCTCAAG CCGGAGAACTTACTACTGGACACTGCAGGAAACCTCAAAGTTTCCGATTTTGGACTAAGTGCTCTATCCCAGCAAATCAGG GATGATGGTTTGTTGCACACAACATGCGGAACTCCAAATTATGTTGCTCCCgag GTTCTCAATGATCGAGGCTATGATGGAGCAACTGCAGACTTGTGGTCTTGTGGAGTCATACTCTTTGTATTGCTTGCAGGTTACTTGCCTTTCAACGATAGTAATCTATCGAAACTATATTCAAAA ATATCTTCTGCAAACTTCACTTGCCCTTCCAGGTTTTCCAGTGGTGCCACCAAATTAATCACTCGGATTCTCGAACCAAATCCTGAGAAA AGAATTACTATCTCCGAAATTCTGGAAGATAAGTGGTTTAAGAAAGATTACAAAGCATCAGTTTTTGATGAGACAGAAAATATGAATTTGGATGATGATGAAGTTTTTTCGAAGAATTCTGAA GAATATctagaaaaagagaaaaatgaGGAGCAACCAGCTGCTATGAATGCCTTTGAGTTAATTTCCATGTCAAAAGGCCTCAATCTTAAGAATCTATTTGATATAGAGCAG AAATTCATGAGGGAAACGAGTTTCACTTCTAAACGTCCAGCCAATGAGATAATCAAGAAAATCGAACAAGCTGTTAAACCTCTAGGCTTTGATGTTCACAAGAAGAATTATAAG ATGAGCcttcaaaatataaaatctgGAAGAAAAGGCAACCTTAATGTCGCCACTGAG GTATTTCAAGTTGCCCCTTCATTCCACATGGTTGAGGTAAAAAAGGCAAAAGGAGATACTTTGGAGTTCCACAAG TTCTATAAAAATCTGTCGACCAGTCTTGAGGATGTAGTTTGGAAAACCGATGAGGACATTCAAGAAACAGGTTAG
- the LOC140833716 gene encoding CBL-interacting serine/threonine-protein kinase 3-like isoform X1, whose translation MSEKLKLGTAFANSIENQSRMKQSNVGRRIGKYEIGKTIGQGSFAKVKLAKNCETGQSVALKIINKDLVLKHKMTEQIKREIATMKLIKHPNVIHLYEVMASKTKIFIIMEFVTGGELFDKIATHGKMQEDEARKYFQQLINAVDYCHSRGVFHRDLKPENLLLDTAGNLKVSDFGLSALSQQIRDDGLLHTTCGTPNYVAPEVLNDRGYDGATADLWSCGVILFVLLAGYLPFNDSNLSKLYSKISSANFTCPSRFSSGATKLITRILEPNPEKRITISEILEDKWFKKDYKASVFDETENMNLDDDEVFSKNSEEYLEKEKNEEQPAAMNAFELISMSKGLNLKNLFDIEQKFMRETSFTSKRPANEIIKKIEQAVKPLGFDVHKKNYKMSLQNIKSGRKGNLNVATEVFQVAPSFHMVEVKKAKGDTLEFHKFYKNLSTSLEDVVWKTDEDIQETG comes from the exons ATGTCTGA AAAACTGAAACTAGGTACTGCTTTTGCAAATTCAATTGAAAATCAATCAAGAATGAAGCAATCCAACGTTGGGCGCAGAATTGGTAAGTATGAGATTGGAAAGACAATCGGCCAGGGTTCTTTTGCAAAAGTGAAACTCGCTAAGAACTGCGAGACTGGACAATCCGTGGCTCTAAAGATTATTAATAAGGATTTGGTCCTCAAACACAAAATGACTGAACAG ATTAAACGGGAGATAGCAACGATGAAGTTGATAAAACATCCCAACGTTATTCATTTATATGAG GTTATGGCGAGCAAGACCAAGATATTCATTATCATGGAATTTGTCACAGGAGGGGAGCTCTTTGATAAAATT GCAACTCATGGCAAGATGCAAGAAGATGAAGCTAGAAAATATTTTCAGCAGCTCATTAATGCTGTTGATTATTGCCATAGTAGAGGAGTCTTTCACCGAGACCTCAAG CCGGAGAACTTACTACTGGACACTGCAGGAAACCTCAAAGTTTCCGATTTTGGACTAAGTGCTCTATCCCAGCAAATCAGG GATGATGGTTTGTTGCACACAACATGCGGAACTCCAAATTATGTTGCTCCCgag GTTCTCAATGATCGAGGCTATGATGGAGCAACTGCAGACTTGTGGTCTTGTGGAGTCATACTCTTTGTATTGCTTGCAGGTTACTTGCCTTTCAACGATAGTAATCTATCGAAACTATATTCAAAA ATATCTTCTGCAAACTTCACTTGCCCTTCCAGGTTTTCCAGTGGTGCCACCAAATTAATCACTCGGATTCTCGAACCAAATCCTGAGAAA AGAATTACTATCTCCGAAATTCTGGAAGATAAGTGGTTTAAGAAAGATTACAAAGCATCAGTTTTTGATGAGACAGAAAATATGAATTTGGATGATGATGAAGTTTTTTCGAAGAATTCTGAA GAATATctagaaaaagagaaaaatgaGGAGCAACCAGCTGCTATGAATGCCTTTGAGTTAATTTCCATGTCAAAAGGCCTCAATCTTAAGAATCTATTTGATATAGAGCAG AAATTCATGAGGGAAACGAGTTTCACTTCTAAACGTCCAGCCAATGAGATAATCAAGAAAATCGAACAAGCTGTTAAACCTCTAGGCTTTGATGTTCACAAGAAGAATTATAAG ATGAGCcttcaaaatataaaatctgGAAGAAAAGGCAACCTTAATGTCGCCACTGAG GTATTTCAAGTTGCCCCTTCATTCCACATGGTTGAGGTAAAAAAGGCAAAAGGAGATACTTTGGAGTTCCACAAG TTCTATAAAAATCTGTCGACCAGTCTTGAGGATGTAGTTTGGAAAACCGATGAGGACATTCAAGAAACAGGTTAG
- the LOC140833736 gene encoding L-ascorbate oxidase-like, whose protein sequence is MDSSVLVSCFVILNLFLTIPASGGKSRHFRWEVEYMHWSPDGLEGVVMGINGQFPGPTIRARAGDTIHVELTNKLPTEGVVIHWHGIRQIGTPWADGTASISQCAINPAETFAYRFKVDKAGTYFYHGHYGMQRSAGLYGSLIVDVREGDKEPFEYDDEFNILLSDWWHKGSHEQELDLSSNPFRWIGEPQTLLINGRGQYNCSLAGQLSHSPTSQCKLRGDEQHAPRLLHVQPRKTYRLRIASSTALASLNLAIGNHKMMVVEADGNYVHPFAVDNIDVYSGESYSVLFTTDQDPSNNYWISVSVRGREPKTPPGLTILNYRPTPASKLPIFPPPAAPAWNDFKYSVTLSKQLFALKGTPKPPARLDRRILLLNTQNFIDGYTKWAINNVSTTLPATPYLGSIRYGLTNAFDQKSPPDDFGREYDIRKPARNQNSSYGNGVYTLRFNTTVDVILQNANALKANVSEIHPWHLHGHDFWVLGYGEGKFTDKDEERFNLENPPLKNTAVIFPYGWTALRFVADNPGVWAFHCHIEPHLHMGMGVVFAEGVRRINKIPDEALGCGLTGKVLMKNGGI, encoded by the exons ATGGATTCATCAGTTCTTGTTTCTTGTTTTGTGATACTGAATTTATTTCTCACAATCCCAGCTTCGGGTGGCAAGTCCAGGCATTTCCGCTGGGAGGTCGAGTATATGCATTGGTCTCCGGATGGTCTAGAAGGTGTGGTCATGGGGATCAACGGGCAGTTCCCGGGCCCCACCATTCGGGCCCGGGCCGGGGACACCATTCACGTAGAGCTCACGAACAAGCTCCCCACAGAAGGTGTAGTCATCCACTGGCATGGAATCAgacag ATTGGAACGCCGTGGGCGGATGGCACCGCATCGATCTCACAGTGTGCCATCAATCCTGCAGAAACATTTGCATACAGATTTAAGGTTGACAAG gcGGGCACATACTTTTACCATGGGCACTATGGAATGCAGAGATCGGCAGGGTTGTATGGTTCTTTGATAGTGGATGTGAGGGAAGGAGACAAGGAACCATTTGAATATGATGACGAATTCAACATTTTACTAAGTGATTGGTGGCACAAGGGATCCCATGAACAAGAGCTTGATCTCTCCTCCAATCCCTTCCGTTGGATTGGTGAGCCTCag ACCTTGCTAATCAATGGGAGAGGGCAGTACAATTGCTCCCTGGCAGGGCAACTTAGCCATAGCCCGACAAGCCAGTGCAAGCTAAGAGGCGACGAACAGCACGCACCGCGACTCCTCCATGTGCAACCCCGCAAGACCTACAGGCTCAGGATAGCTAGCTCCACCGCATTGGCGTCTCTCAACTTAGCAATCGGG AATCACAAAATGATGGTGGTCGAGGCCGACGGAAATTACGTCCACCCATTCGCCGTCGACAACATCGATGTATACTCAGGGGAGAGCTACTCAGTCCTTTTCACCACCGATCAAGACCCTTCCAACAACTACTGGATCTCAGTTTCTGTACGAGGAAGAGAACCCAAAACTCCTCCAGGTCTAACAATACTAAACTACCGTCCTACTCCCGCTTCGAAGCTGCCGATATTCCCACCTCCAGCCGCCCCAGCCTGGAACGATTTCAAATACAGCGTGACTCTGAGCAAACAACTCTTCGCCTTAAAGGGCACGCCTAAACCACCCGCAAGACTCGACAGGCGAATCTTGCTGCTAAATACGCAGAATTTCATCGACGGGTACACGAAATGGGCTATCAACAATGTCTC AACAACACTGCCCGCCACACCTTATTTGGGTTCCATCAGATACGGTCTAACCAACGCATTCGACCAAAAGTCTCCCCCGGATGATTTCGGTCGCGAGTACGATATCAGGAAGCCGGCAAGAAACCAGAATTCTAGCTATGGGAACGGAGTGTACACGCTGAGGTTCAACACGACGGTGGATGTTATACTTCAGAACGCGAACGCGTTAAAGGCTAATGTCAGCGAGATACACCCGTGGCATCTGCATGGGCATGACTTCTGGGTTCTTGGGTATGGGGAAGGCAAGTTCACAGATAAAGACGAGGAGAGATTCAACCTGGAGAATCCTCCATTGAAGAACACCGCCGTGATTTTCCCTTATGGGTGGACTGCGCTAAGATTTGTGGCGGATAACCCCGGGGTGTGGGCATTCCATTGTCACATCGAGCCGCATTTGCATATGGGAATGGGGGTTGTTTTCGCAGAAGGTGTTCGTCGGATCAACAAGATTCCTGACGAGGCTCTGGGCTGTGGTTTGACAGGGAAAGTGTTGATGAAGAATGGTGGCATTTGA